One Candidatus Binatia bacterium DNA window includes the following coding sequences:
- a CDS encoding PIG-L family deacetylase gives MKKIDVLVFGPHPDDAEIGAGGLLLKMKALGHTTGIIDMTRGEMGWGTPEERGAECDEACQILKLDVRENLDLGDHRIEDTFENRCTVAAVIRKHRPDLIFAPHYAIPPGRGLGHNDHFKTGILVSQAYNLAHLRKAPLPGEPHQAKALFYYFLPPGVRPTFVVDVTPYFDEWMRALSVHKTQFFNPDRPKPKTEMMSVVDRIETVAKGNAWLIGGKYAQTFYSDAPLKIGDPMHLVQEIDPRP, from the coding sequence ATGAAGAAGATCGACGTTCTCGTGTTCGGCCCCCATCCCGATGACGCGGAGATCGGAGCCGGTGGCCTCCTCTTGAAGATGAAGGCGCTCGGCCACACCACCGGAATCATCGACATGACCCGCGGCGAGATGGGCTGGGGAACGCCCGAGGAGCGCGGGGCGGAATGCGACGAGGCCTGCCAGATCTTGAAATTGGACGTGCGCGAGAACCTGGACCTGGGCGACCACCGCATCGAGGACACCTTCGAAAACCGCTGCACCGTCGCCGCGGTGATCCGGAAGCACCGCCCCGATCTCATCTTCGCCCCGCACTACGCGATCCCCCCCGGGCGCGGGCTGGGCCACAACGACCACTTCAAGACGGGGATCCTGGTATCCCAGGCGTACAACCTCGCCCATCTCCGGAAGGCTCCGCTTCCGGGCGAGCCGCACCAGGCGAAAGCGCTCTTCTACTACTTCCTCCCGCCGGGCGTGCGCCCCACGTTCGTCGTGGACGTCACCCCCTACTTCGACGAGTGGATGCGCGCGCTCTCGGTGCACAAGACGCAGTTCTTCAACCCGGACCGCCCGAAGCCCAAGACCGAGATGATGTCGGTCGTCGATCGGATCGAGACGGTCGCTAAGGGCAACGCGTGGCTGATCGGCGGGAAGTACGCGCAGACGTTCTACTCGGACGCTCCGCTCAAGATCGGCGATCCCATGCACCTGGTGCAGGAGATCGACCCGAGGCCCTGA